Proteins from one Flavobacterium sp. N2038 genomic window:
- the ruvX gene encoding Holliday junction resolvase RuvX, with product MPRILSIDYGQKRTGIAVTDEMQIIASGLTTIPTNTLIDFLKDYFAKEKVEAVLVGEPKQMNGQPSESASIIKGFVTHFSNIFPEMKVIRVDERFTSKMAFQTMIDSGLSKKQRQNKGLIDEISATIMLQDYLSSNRF from the coding sequence ATGCCAAGAATTCTCTCTATAGATTACGGACAAAAACGTACCGGAATTGCAGTTACCGATGAAATGCAGATTATTGCTTCGGGTCTAACCACAATTCCAACTAATACTTTGATCGATTTTTTAAAAGATTATTTCGCAAAAGAAAAGGTCGAAGCAGTCTTAGTTGGCGAGCCAAAGCAAATGAACGGACAACCGTCTGAAAGTGCATCGATAATAAAAGGTTTTGTGACTCATTTTTCGAATATTTTTCCTGAAATGAAAGTCATTCGTGTAGATGAACGTTTTACTTCAAAAATGGCATTTCAAACGATGATTGACAGCGGACTAAGCAAAAAACAACGTCAAAATAAAGGATTGATTGATGAAATTTCTGCAACGATTATGCTTCAGGATTATCTTTCTTCAAATCGCTTTTAG
- a CDS encoding PAS domain-containing protein: protein MNQENQLRTPITVIDKEVTWDKTQVIMSKTNAFGIIEYANEVFVDVCGYEDYELMGQPHNIIRHPDMPKVIFKVLWENLKAGKNFHAIVKNLAKSGRYYWVITDFEIAKDENGAIANFFGRRQAVPQEVIAMHIEPLYKKLLQIEAASGVEFSEKYLIGFLEEKKRSYVEYIKELIFEHEKSQAKFAQYEEQDEEEEEGRGFFRRLFNR from the coding sequence ATGAATCAGGAAAATCAACTTCGAACTCCAATCACCGTCATCGATAAAGAAGTTACATGGGATAAAACACAAGTAATTATGAGTAAAACAAATGCTTTTGGTATTATTGAATATGCCAATGAAGTTTTTGTTGATGTTTGTGGTTACGAGGATTATGAATTAATGGGACAGCCTCATAATATAATTCGTCATCCGGATATGCCAAAAGTTATTTTTAAGGTCCTTTGGGAGAACCTTAAAGCTGGAAAAAACTTCCATGCTATTGTGAAAAATTTAGCAAAATCAGGTCGTTATTACTGGGTTATTACCGACTTTGAGATCGCAAAAGATGAAAATGGTGCAATTGCGAATTTTTTTGGAAGAAGACAAGCCGTTCCACAAGAAGTAATTGCAATGCATATTGAACCGTTATACAAAAAGCTGCTTCAAATTGAGGCTGCCAGCGGAGTAGAATTCAGTGAGAAATATTTAATAGGTTTTCTGGAAGAAAAAAAGAGATCCTATGTAGAGTATATTAAAGAGTTGATCTTTGAGCACGAGAAATCGCAGGCAAAATTTGCTCAGTACGAAGAACAAGATGAGGAAGAAGAAGAGGGAAGAGGTTTCTTCAGACGATTATTTAATCGATAA
- a CDS encoding 2,3,4,5-tetrahydropyridine-2,6-dicarboxylate N-succinyltransferase, with product MNSLQTIIEQAWENRALLQETTTTDAIREVIELVDAGKLRVAEPVADGWQVNEWVKKAVVMYFPIQKMETWESGIFEYHDKMLLKRGYAEKGIRVVPNAVARYGAYISSGVILMPSYVNIGAYVDEGTMVDTWATVGSCAQIGKNVHLSGGVGIGGVLEPLQAAPVIIEDGAFIGSRCIVVEGVHVGKEAVLGANVCLTASTKIIDVTGDEPVEMKGFVPARSVVIPGSYTKKFAAGEFQVPCALIIGTRKPSTDLKTSLNNALREYDVAV from the coding sequence ATGAATTCTTTACAGACTATAATAGAACAAGCTTGGGAAAACAGAGCTTTATTGCAAGAAACTACAACAACTGATGCTATCAGAGAAGTTATCGAACTTGTAGATGCCGGAAAATTACGTGTTGCCGAACCAGTTGCTGACGGTTGGCAGGTAAACGAATGGGTAAAGAAAGCGGTTGTAATGTATTTTCCAATTCAAAAAATGGAAACATGGGAATCTGGTATTTTTGAATACCACGATAAAATGTTGCTAAAAAGAGGTTATGCTGAAAAAGGAATTCGTGTAGTACCAAATGCTGTTGCACGTTATGGAGCTTATATTTCAAGTGGTGTTATCTTAATGCCAAGTTATGTAAATATTGGTGCTTATGTTGACGAAGGTACTATGGTTGACACTTGGGCAACTGTAGGAAGCTGCGCTCAAATTGGGAAAAATGTTCACTTGAGCGGTGGTGTTGGTATTGGTGGCGTTTTAGAGCCATTACAAGCTGCTCCGGTTATTATAGAAGATGGTGCTTTTATTGGTTCTCGTTGTATTGTTGTAGAAGGTGTACATGTTGGTAAAGAAGCTGTTCTTGGAGCAAACGTTTGTTTGACTGCCTCAACAAAAATTATCGATGTAACTGGTGACGAGCCTGTTGAAATGAAAGGTTTTGTTCCTGCACGTTCTGTTGTAATTCCAGGAAGTTACACTAAGAAATTTGCTGCCGGAGAATTTCAGGTTCCATGTGCTTTAATCATTGGTACCCGTAAACCATCTACAGATTTAAAAACATCTTTAAATAATGCACTACGTGAATACGACGTTGCTGTATAA
- a CDS encoding polysaccharide deacetylase family protein encodes MKKLPILMYHNVCLSKAEQSSLTISVQNLEKQFKYLTENKYITFHFTELANLFRIPPKSIILTFDDVAENQLIYVIPLLEKYNLKASFFIPFHCIKKTDFVDDYKDDSSQKIMSMDQLKKVPSDLVELGYHSYECKKYRLLNIEGIENSFLKCEEVLKNNNLKVCPAFACPYEDYPKTKSKNSVLKNFLSENAMKFGLRRGNRSDAFPFKDRYKIKRIDIKGTDNLLAFKLKLKFGRFSLF; translated from the coding sequence ATGAAAAAGCTGCCAATTTTAATGTATCATAATGTCTGCCTGTCAAAAGCGGAACAAAGTAGTTTAACCATTTCCGTTCAGAATTTAGAAAAACAATTTAAATATTTAACCGAAAATAAGTATATCACATTTCATTTTACAGAATTAGCAAATCTATTTAGAATTCCTCCAAAAAGTATCATTTTGACCTTTGATGATGTCGCTGAAAATCAATTGATTTATGTAATTCCATTATTAGAAAAATACAATTTAAAGGCTAGTTTTTTTATCCCGTTTCATTGTATAAAAAAGACTGATTTCGTGGATGATTATAAGGATGATAGCAGTCAAAAAATAATGAGTATGGACCAGTTAAAAAAAGTTCCGTCTGATTTAGTTGAATTGGGGTATCATTCTTATGAGTGTAAAAAATACAGATTATTAAATATAGAGGGAATTGAAAATAGTTTTTTGAAATGTGAAGAAGTTCTAAAAAATAATAATCTAAAGGTTTGTCCTGCATTTGCTTGTCCGTATGAGGATTATCCAAAAACGAAAAGTAAGAATAGCGTCTTAAAAAATTTTTTGTCTGAAAATGCTATGAAATTTGGATTAAGGAGAGGAAATCGTTCGGATGCATTTCCTTTTAAGGATCGATATAAAATTAAACGAATTGATATTAAAGGAACAGATAATCTGTTGGCTTTTAAGCTTAAACTTAAATTTGGGAGATTCAGTTTATTTTAG
- a CDS encoding glycosyltransferase family 2 protein — protein sequence MGISGLVITFNEEKNIGKCIDALLKVCNEVIIVDSFSKDRTVEIAKEKGAIVIEQAFLGDGPQRTHGLPYCKNDWILNLDADEFLDKDAEQYILDKKYLEGNYDAFSFRVKNFLGNKLIDFSGWYPDHKVRFFNKQTARPSDSIVHQKIITQNEKKVAVHILHYGWDSLDQIIAKKNQYSGWHAQQLFDQGKRINAFKPVLNGTVAFVRCYFFKKGIFNGIDGLSIAMIQSFFSYMKYAKLLKLQKETESKRNH from the coding sequence ATGGGAATTAGTGGTTTGGTTATTACTTTCAACGAAGAAAAAAACATTGGAAAATGTATTGATGCTTTATTAAAAGTTTGCAATGAGGTTATTATTGTAGACTCTTTTAGTAAAGATCGTACAGTTGAAATTGCCAAAGAAAAAGGTGCAATAGTTATTGAGCAGGCTTTTCTGGGTGATGGGCCGCAACGTACACATGGTTTGCCTTATTGCAAAAACGACTGGATTTTAAATCTTGATGCCGATGAATTTCTGGATAAAGATGCTGAGCAATATATTTTGGATAAAAAATATCTGGAAGGAAATTATGATGCCTTTAGTTTTAGAGTGAAAAACTTTTTAGGAAACAAATTAATCGATTTCTCGGGCTGGTACCCAGATCATAAAGTTCGTTTCTTTAATAAACAAACGGCACGTCCTTCAGATTCTATTGTACATCAGAAAATCATAACTCAAAACGAAAAGAAAGTTGCAGTGCATATTCTGCATTATGGCTGGGATTCCTTAGATCAGATTATTGCCAAAAAGAACCAATATTCTGGTTGGCATGCGCAACAATTATTTGATCAGGGAAAAAGAATTAATGCTTTTAAACCGGTTCTTAATGGTACAGTAGCTTTTGTGCGTTGTTACTTTTTTAAGAAAGGAATTTTTAATGGTATCGACGGATTGTCAATTGCAATGATTCAGAGTTTTTTCTCTTATATGAAATATGCAAAGCTTTTAAAACTCCAAAAAGAAACTGAAAGCAAAAGAAACCATTAA